The following nucleotide sequence is from Coffea eugenioides isolate CCC68of chromosome 3, Ceug_1.0, whole genome shotgun sequence.
TTCAAATGATTACGATGTTTCTTGATATGCTACCTAAAAGCGTGTGGACAATTCGGGCCAAACCTTACATTTCAGAATTGCGATTACGGTAACTAACGCCTACCCCGTATTTATCTTCTTTGCAGCTAATGCAGTTGAGACTGATGGCTACGGAGGGTACCGTGGAGGAGGATATGGAGGGTACCGCGGTGGTGGATATGGGGGCTATCCAGGAGGAGGTTATGGAGGATATCATGGGGGTGGATATGGAGGGTACCCGGGTGGTGGCTATGGCGGACGTGGCGGTGGCGGCCGTGGTGGTTATGGAGGATATCACGGGGGTGGATATGGAGGACGTGGTGGTGGCGGCTATGGAGGACGTGGTGGTGGCGGCCATGGTGGACATCCTGATGAGGCTGTTGATGCAGAGACTGAGAACTAATAAAGCCAGCATCAAGCTAGGTCGTGATTACTCATCAATGCTTAAACAGGCTCAGTAGTTTGTAGTGTCAAATAGAAATAACAGCTTGACGAGTGATCATGCAACATGCACTCTATGTATTTGCAAGCTAGTTCAATATTTCGAGTATTTGTGTGTGTAACTGTGTCTCTTGTATGAGCACTTCTGATGTGATGGCAAAATATTCTCATGCCTTATGAAGCAGGTTTACTTATATTTCACTAAAAAGTTGAGTAATGTTAATATTGACTAGAGATTATTTTGAAAACCTTTTTAGAATGATACTGTACCACGTTTTGTAATGTAATTTACATTGAATAAGCTGATAACAAATCATTAGAAAAGGAAATAATTGAAAACAGGTTTACTTATGTTTCactaaaaagaaattttttttttttccaaaaaaaggcTATCCAAATTAGCAAGTATTTCAAACTAACAACGAAGTCATGGATACTTTTTGTTGGATTATTTGTACATCAATTAAACATTAGATTGATACTTTTTTGGGGTTTACTTGATTAACCAATctaatacaaaaaattttcaataacaCATATGACGAATTCAATCTTCTATCCAAACCAAATATTTGATCGGATCTACCTATACAGAAAATGATGTGAATAGTATGATTTTGTTTACTTAATTAGTTTCATGCAAGGGTCATCT
It contains:
- the LOC113765258 gene encoding glycine-rich cell wall structural protein-like, with product MGSKTLLFLFISLAIALMIASEVAARELAETSTSVDNSNAVETDGYGGYRGGGYGGYRGGGYGGYPGGGYGGYHGGGYGGYPGGGYGGRGGGGRGGYGGYHGGGYGGRGGGGYGGRGGGGHGGHPDEAVDAETEN